The proteins below are encoded in one region of Brevundimonas fontaquae:
- a CDS encoding winged helix-turn-helix transcriptional regulator, with protein sequence MVTTPNESSDIVYSVDCPTRDVMDQISNKWVTLIMIALADEPKRFRRLMRQVQGISQKMLTQTLRGLERDGLVNRAVLPTSPIQVEYSLTTLGRSLYVPLVELRTWSEKNIEAITAARADFGR encoded by the coding sequence ATGGTAACCACGCCGAACGAGAGCTCGGATATCGTCTACAGCGTCGATTGCCCGACGCGAGACGTGATGGATCAGATCTCCAACAAATGGGTGACGCTGATCATGATCGCCCTGGCTGACGAACCGAAACGGTTTCGGCGACTGATGCGCCAAGTCCAGGGAATATCGCAAAAGATGCTCACCCAGACGCTTCGCGGTCTAGAGCGGGACGGACTGGTCAATCGTGCCGTGTTGCCAACCAGTCCGATTCAGGTCGAATACTCGCTGACGACACTCGGGCGCAGTCTCTATGTGCCGCTCGTCGAACTGCGCACGTGGTCTGAGAAAAACATAGAAGCGATTACAGCTGCGCGGGCCGATTTCGGTCGCTAA
- a CDS encoding TetR/AcrR family transcriptional regulator, whose translation MTDILARSAKTRSTARPATKRRPRRAQADRREEATNTILDAAEKLFALHGRDGVTLKAIATGANVDSSLIHYYFGDKDRVFRAVFARRSVEVNAARVAAMDAYEARVGSAMTIEGVLDVFLRPIYEVVIEKGEGWVYFAAIVGHANASHFGGKDVMAENFDPIVQRFIGMLKALAPTAPPERIYWFFDLVSSSLTHGLAQTGRIDDVSGGLCKSSDLAAVLETMIAVFSEGFRSVAR comes from the coding sequence ATGACTGACATTCTCGCCCGTTCCGCCAAGACCCGATCCACCGCCCGTCCTGCGACGAAGCGCCGGCCCCGGCGCGCCCAGGCGGATAGGCGCGAAGAGGCGACCAACACCATCCTCGACGCGGCCGAAAAACTCTTCGCCCTGCACGGGCGCGACGGCGTCACCCTCAAGGCGATCGCGACCGGCGCGAACGTCGACAGCTCCCTGATCCACTACTATTTCGGCGACAAGGATCGAGTTTTCCGGGCCGTCTTCGCTCGACGTTCAGTCGAGGTGAACGCGGCCCGCGTCGCGGCGATGGACGCTTACGAGGCCAGGGTCGGGTCGGCCATGACGATCGAGGGTGTGCTCGATGTCTTCCTGCGCCCCATCTATGAGGTGGTCATCGAGAAGGGCGAGGGTTGGGTCTATTTCGCGGCCATCGTCGGTCACGCCAACGCCTCCCATTTCGGCGGCAAGGACGTCATGGCCGAAAACTTCGACCCCATCGTGCAACGCTTCATCGGCATGTTGAAGGCCTTAGCCCCGACAGCTCCCCCGGAGCGCATCTACTGGTTCTTCGACCTCGTCTCCTCCAGCCTGACGCACGGCCTGGCCCAAACCGGCCGGATCGACGACGTCTCAGGCGGCTTGTGCAAGTCCTCGGATCTGGCCGCAGTCCTCGAGACCATGATCGCCGTTTTCAGCGAAGGATTTCGGTCGGTCGCCCGTTGA
- a CDS encoding IS3 family transposase (programmed frameshift) — protein sequence MSVQRRNFPDSFKREAVDRVANGGLSVGAVARELGLHETVLRRWMTQFGVQATGASRRPTTQASSPSPSDLAAEVARLRRENGQLRMERDIPKKSRAHLRSGLPMKFGFVDEHRQVWPVRVMCAVLGLSASGYYAWRGRPESQRSVANRELTEDIRLIHAESSGCYGSPRVHATLRRHGRRVGRSRVERLMRRAGLRGLAALPRRARTTNSRHGYPIAPNRLARNFEAAAPNQVWLADLTYIPTGEGWLYLAAILDLHTRKIVGWSMRQTLHTEIALDALNMAVERQRPAPGLIHHSDRGIQYAAEAYRSALARSGITPSMSRKGDCWDNAPMESFFHTLKTERVHHRVYATRDQARRDLFGYIEGFYNPHRLHSALGYISPAEAERKAA from the exons ATGAGTGTTCAACGCCGGAACTTTCCGGATTCTTTCAAGCGCGAGGCCGTTGACCGCGTCGCCAACGGCGGCCTGAGCGTCGGGGCGGTGGCCCGCGAGCTTGGGCTGCACGAGACGGTGCTTCGTCGATGGATGACGCAGTTCGGGGTGCAGGCGACGGGGGCGTCGCGGCGCCCCACAACGCAGGCGTCGTCCCCGTCGCCGTCGGATCTGGCGGCGGAGGTGGCCCGGTTGCGGCGAGAGAACGGTCAGCTGCGGATGGAGCGGGACATCC CTAAAAAAAGCCGCGCTCATCTTCGGAGCGGCCTCCCGATGAAGTTCGGGTTCGTCGATGAGCATCGTCAGGTCTGGCCGGTTCGCGTGATGTGCGCGGTCCTGGGCTTGTCGGCCAGCGGTTACTACGCCTGGCGCGGTCGCCCCGAGAGCCAGCGGTCTGTCGCCAATCGCGAGCTGACCGAGGATATCCGGCTGATCCATGCGGAGAGCAGCGGCTGTTACGGCTCGCCGCGCGTTCACGCCACCCTGCGGCGGCATGGGCGTCGGGTCGGTCGATCCCGCGTGGAGCGGCTGATGCGCCGCGCCGGCCTGCGGGGCTTGGCGGCCTTGCCGCGTCGCGCCCGGACGACGAACAGCCGCCACGGTTATCCCATCGCGCCCAACAGGCTGGCCCGGAACTTCGAGGCGGCGGCGCCCAACCAGGTCTGGCTCGCCGACCTCACCTACATCCCGACCGGCGAAGGCTGGCTCTATCTCGCCGCCATCCTCGACCTGCACACCCGCAAGATCGTGGGCTGGTCCATGCGCCAGACCCTGCACACCGAGATCGCCCTCGACGCCCTCAACATGGCCGTCGAACGTCAGCGCCCCGCGCCCGGCCTGATCCATCATTCGGACCGGGGCATCCAATACGCAGCCGAAGCCTATCGATCAGCCCTGGCCCGATCCGGCATCACCCCGTCGATGAGCCGAAAGGGCGACTGCTGGGACAATGCCCCGATGGAGAGCTTCTTCCACACCCTCAAGACCGAACGCGTTCATCACCGCGTCTACGCCACCCGAGACCAGGCGCGGCGAGACCTGTTCGGATACATCGAGGGCTTCTACAATCCCCATCGCCTGCACTCAGCACTGGGCTATATCAGCCCCGCTGAGGCCGAGCGCAAAGCGGCTTAA